One Mauremys reevesii isolate NIE-2019 linkage group 5, ASM1616193v1, whole genome shotgun sequence genomic window carries:
- the LOC120407099 gene encoding maestro heat-like repeat-containing protein family member 2B, translating into MQLKQAIIKALGPMMSLLLHKEEYQDQIFEHLSWLLEQYKEDTDVFHVTKSLSQLLEVSGEYKIPLLTGSFKPSAVLCITRSVLRLGRSAWKITQSWSIV; encoded by the exons atgcagctcaagcaggctatCATCAAAGCCCTTGGTCCCATGATGAGCCTCCTGCTACACAAAGAGGAGTATCAAGATCAGATATTTGAACACCTCTCATGGCTCCTTGAGCAATATAAGGAGGACACTGATGTTTTTCACGTCACCAAG agtctgagccagctcttggaGGTCTCTGGTGAATATAAGATCCCTCTCCTGACGGGaagtttcaagccatctgcagtgctctgcatAACCAG atctGTTCTCAGGCTAGGCcgctcagcatggaaaatcacacagagctggtcCATTGTGTAG